The following are encoded in a window of Mycolicibacterium tusciae JS617 genomic DNA:
- a CDS encoding ABC transporter permease: MTRVWLAGLMRRRRARLLGAAAGIAVAVALIACLGSFLSNSQATMTDRAVRSVAVDWQVQLTPGADTAAAVRVIDAGPGVRASVAVGFGQTSGLTALTGSSSQTTGPGVVLGMPSNYRTVFPREIRTLAGADTGVLLAQQTAANLHAAPGDTISVGRAGLPPMSVRVDGIVELPQANSLFQIVGAPPNAQPAAPPDNVMMMPQGQWHRLFDPLSATRPDLVATQIHVQRDHALAPNPAAAYTAVRAAARNLEARSSGAALVGDNLGAALDAARGDAAYAQVLFLFLGLPGAVLAALLTATLTSAGATRRRAEQALLRVRGATARQLLGLAAVEAAVIGVTGAVLGLLAAAVVNAAAFGTPRFGTTLATALGWPAAAALTGVAVAAATVLLPAWRDLRAHTIAAGRTQLSAPPLPIWARLGLDVVILASAALIFLATTGTGYQLVLAPEGVAAISVSYWAFAGPALLWLGSALATWRLADLLLGRGRPLIARMLRPMAGQLAGTIAASLARQRRPVVRAIVMLALAVAFAASTATFNATYRQQAEVDAQLTNGADVTVTAAPGAALPPDTAALLAGVPGVRAVEPMQHRFAYIGADLQDLYGIRPTTIAGATALQDSYFPHATAAGLMATLAATPDAILVSAETVNDFQLRPGDPVTLRVVDSATGQPRPVTFHYAGIVAEFPTAPKDSFFVANAGYVANQTGADAPGVFLVDTGGRDTAAVAGQVRALVGTSASVTDLSTVRTAVGSSLTAVDLSGLTRIELSFALVLSVGAGALVLALGLAERRRTYALLSALGARPSHLRAMVFSETGVLAGVGIVAGTLTGAVLSIMLVKVLAGVFDPPPDTIAVPWLYLATVIVVTTGTLGAVAAAAVALTTRRSAVSVIRDQ, translated from the coding sequence ATGACGCGGGTCTGGTTGGCCGGCCTGATGCGCCGCCGGCGGGCACGACTGTTGGGTGCCGCCGCCGGGATCGCCGTGGCGGTGGCGCTGATCGCCTGCCTGGGGTCGTTCCTGTCAAATTCGCAGGCCACCATGACCGACCGCGCGGTGCGCAGTGTGGCCGTCGACTGGCAGGTCCAACTCACCCCGGGCGCCGACACCGCCGCCGCCGTCCGGGTCATCGACGCCGGGCCTGGCGTGCGCGCCAGCGTCGCGGTCGGCTTCGGCCAGACCAGCGGCCTGACCGCGCTCACCGGGTCGAGCAGCCAAACCACCGGACCCGGCGTCGTGCTCGGCATGCCGTCTAATTACCGCACGGTGTTCCCCCGGGAGATCCGCACCCTGGCCGGCGCCGATACCGGGGTGCTGCTCGCCCAGCAGACCGCCGCCAACCTGCATGCCGCCCCCGGGGACACCATCAGCGTCGGCCGCGCCGGCCTACCACCGATGTCGGTGAGAGTTGACGGCATCGTCGAACTGCCGCAAGCGAACTCACTGTTCCAGATCGTCGGAGCACCGCCCAACGCACAGCCCGCCGCACCACCGGACAACGTGATGATGATGCCCCAGGGGCAGTGGCATCGACTGTTCGACCCGCTGTCGGCCACCCGCCCCGATCTGGTGGCCACTCAGATCCACGTACAACGCGACCACGCCTTGGCGCCCAACCCGGCGGCCGCCTACACCGCGGTGCGCGCCGCGGCGCGCAATCTGGAAGCCCGCAGTTCCGGTGCCGCCCTGGTCGGTGACAACCTGGGTGCCGCCCTGGACGCGGCGCGCGGCGACGCCGCCTACGCCCAAGTGCTGTTCTTGTTCCTCGGCCTGCCCGGCGCCGTGCTGGCCGCCCTGCTCACCGCCACCCTCACCTCGGCCGGCGCGACGCGACGCCGCGCCGAGCAGGCACTGTTGCGGGTCCGCGGCGCCACCGCACGCCAACTGCTCGGTTTGGCCGCCGTGGAGGCCGCCGTCATCGGCGTCACCGGCGCCGTGCTGGGGCTGCTCGCAGCCGCGGTGGTGAACGCGGCAGCGTTCGGGACGCCGCGATTCGGTACCACGCTGGCGACCGCGCTGGGTTGGCCGGCCGCCGCCGCCCTGACCGGAGTCGCGGTGGCCGCCGCGACCGTGCTGCTGCCGGCGTGGCGTGACCTGCGCGCGCACACCATCGCGGCCGGACGCACCCAGCTCAGTGCACCGCCCCTGCCGATCTGGGCGCGACTGGGTCTGGACGTCGTCATCCTCGCCTCTGCGGCGCTGATTTTCCTGGCCACCACCGGCACCGGATACCAATTGGTGCTGGCACCCGAAGGCGTGGCAGCGATCTCGGTGTCGTATTGGGCGTTCGCCGGTCCGGCCCTGCTGTGGCTGGGGTCCGCCCTGGCCACCTGGCGGCTCGCCGACCTGCTGCTCGGCCGGGGCCGACCACTGATCGCCCGGATGCTGCGCCCGATGGCCGGGCAGCTGGCAGGCACCATCGCCGCCAGCCTGGCACGGCAACGCCGCCCCGTGGTCCGCGCCATTGTCATGCTCGCGCTGGCCGTCGCGTTCGCCGCGTCGACGGCCACGTTCAACGCCACCTACCGTCAGCAAGCCGAAGTGGACGCCCAGCTGACCAACGGCGCCGACGTGACCGTCACCGCAGCACCGGGGGCGGCGCTGCCCCCCGACACCGCCGCGCTGCTCGCCGGCGTGCCCGGCGTGCGGGCGGTGGAACCGATGCAGCACCGCTTCGCCTACATCGGCGCAGACCTCCAAGACCTCTACGGCATCCGCCCCACCACCATCGCCGGTGCGACCGCCCTGCAGGACAGCTATTTCCCGCACGCCACCGCCGCCGGGCTGATGGCCACTTTGGCGGCCACACCGGACGCGATCCTGGTCTCGGCCGAAACCGTCAACGACTTCCAACTGCGGCCCGGCGACCCGGTGACGCTGCGGGTCGTCGACAGCGCCACCGGCCAACCCCGCCCGGTCACGTTTCACTACGCCGGGATAGTCGCGGAGTTCCCCACCGCCCCCAAGGACAGCTTCTTCGTCGCCAACGCCGGCTACGTCGCCAACCAGACCGGCGCGGACGCCCCGGGGGTGTTCCTGGTCGACACCGGCGGCCGTGACACCGCCGCCGTCGCCGGCCAAGTCCGCGCCCTGGTGGGAACCTCCGCGTCGGTGACCGACCTCTCGACCGTGCGCACCGCCGTGGGCTCCAGCCTGACCGCGGTGGACCTGTCCGGGCTGACCCGCATCGAACTGTCCTTCGCGCTGGTGCTCTCGGTCGGCGCGGGCGCTCTGGTGCTGGCATTGGGCCTGGCCGAACGGCGCCGCACCTACGCGCTGCTGTCGGCCCTGGGCGCGCGACCCTCACACCTGCGCGCCATGGTGTTCAGTGAGACCGGAGTGCTGGCCGGTGTCGGCATCGTCGCCGGCACACTGACCGGGGCGGTGCTGTCGATCATGCTGGTCAAGGTGCTGGCCGGAGTGTTCGACCCACCGCCGGACACGATCGCGGTCCCCTGGCTCTACCTGGCCACCGTCATCGTCGTGACGACGGGCACCTTGGGCGCGGTCGCCGCCGCCGCGGTCGCGCTGACGACCCGCCGGTCGGCCGTCAGCGTGATCCGTGACCAGTGA
- a CDS encoding ABC transporter ATP-binding protein codes for MSTSRAADAVTVGGRDEAVVVRADQVTRCFGAGAATVVAVRGVNAVVAPRARIALTGPSGSGKSTLLHLLAGLDAPTSGTISWPGTDGPAASAPDRVGLVFQGRSLVPTLDVTENVRLPLLFAGAAEPEATARAADALDRLVIAELSHALPDALSGGQAQRVAIARVLAAGPRLILADEPTGQLDHAAAALVIDVLIAAADDLGSALIVSTHDPLIARRLPTEWAMRDGRLRTCTVDGARR; via the coding sequence GTGAGCACCTCACGCGCCGCGGACGCCGTAACGGTGGGCGGGCGCGACGAGGCGGTGGTGGTTAGGGCCGATCAGGTCACCCGCTGCTTCGGCGCCGGTGCGGCCACGGTGGTGGCCGTGCGCGGTGTGAACGCCGTGGTCGCACCTCGTGCCCGGATCGCGTTGACCGGCCCGTCGGGGTCGGGAAAGTCCACCCTGCTGCATCTGCTCGCCGGGCTGGACGCGCCCACCTCGGGCACCATCAGCTGGCCGGGCACCGACGGGCCCGCGGCGAGCGCGCCCGACCGGGTCGGGCTGGTCTTTCAGGGCCGCAGCCTGGTACCCACTCTCGACGTCACCGAAAACGTGCGCCTGCCGCTGTTGTTCGCCGGCGCCGCCGAACCCGAGGCGACCGCGCGCGCCGCCGACGCGTTGGACCGGCTGGTCATCGCCGAGTTGTCCCACGCGCTGCCCGACGCCTTGTCGGGTGGCCAAGCGCAGCGGGTCGCCATCGCCCGGGTCTTGGCGGCCGGGCCGCGGCTGATCCTGGCCGATGAACCCACCGGTCAACTCGACCACGCCGCCGCCGCCTTGGTGATCGACGTCCTGATCGCCGCCGCCGATGACCTCGGCTCGGCGTTGATCGTGTCCACTCACGACCCGCTGATCGCGCGCCGGCTGCCCACCGAATGGGCGATGCGCGACGGCCGGCTGCGCACGTGCACCGTCGACGGAGCCCGACGATGA
- a CDS encoding ABC transporter ATP-binding protein, with product MSTTISATRTAADAGTELAPAVEARSLYRFFRAGDEEVLALRGVSLTLCPGEVVAVVGPSGSGKSTLLACLAGLDEPDGGTVWVGGQRISHQPENSRSRLRARYIGVLYQDRNLLAHLTVEQNILLAQRIAGGCPSTHPTVLLASLGIADRGAAQPDQLSGGELARAGLAVALANDPLVVLADEPTGELDTSTEADVLAVLRAHAAAGAAIMIASHSPAVAAGADRVIGLADGQVVS from the coding sequence ATGAGCACCACGATCAGCGCGACCCGCACCGCCGCGGACGCTGGCACCGAGCTGGCGCCGGCCGTGGAGGCTCGGTCGCTGTACCGGTTCTTCCGGGCCGGCGACGAGGAAGTGCTGGCACTGCGCGGGGTGTCGTTGACCCTGTGTCCCGGTGAGGTGGTCGCGGTGGTCGGCCCGTCGGGGTCGGGCAAGTCGACCCTGCTGGCGTGTCTGGCCGGGCTCGACGAGCCCGACGGCGGCACCGTGTGGGTCGGCGGACAGCGGATCAGCCACCAACCCGAAAACTCCCGGTCACGGCTCCGCGCCCGATACATTGGCGTGCTGTATCAGGATCGTAATCTGCTCGCCCACTTGACCGTCGAGCAGAATATTTTGTTGGCGCAACGGATCGCCGGAGGCTGCCCGTCGACGCATCCGACGGTGCTGCTGGCGTCGTTGGGCATCGCCGACCGAGGTGCGGCGCAGCCCGATCAGCTCTCCGGGGGTGAGCTGGCCCGCGCCGGATTGGCCGTCGCCTTGGCCAACGACCCTCTCGTGGTGCTGGCCGACGAGCCGACCGGTGAACTCGACACCAGCACCGAAGCCGACGTGCTGGCGGTGCTGCGCGCTCACGCCGCGGCCGGGGCGGCGATCATGATCGCCTCCCACAGCCCCGCGGTGGCTGCCGGCGCCGACCGCGTCATCGGACTCGCTGACGGCCAGGTCGTGTCGTGA
- a CDS encoding PsbP-related protein — MTTRRTILKAVAGSAAAAAVLAGCGAATSPAGSPATNQPAASPTAPAAEYNPPGDIPDNQAFVVYTAADNSYSVKYPEGWAQTAVGADVVFSDKFNSITLSPHDGFYQPTEDFARTVEMPQIAAETRGFAPGQVSTVARPAGQVVVISYQGDSAPSPVTGKSVKQDVVRYEYSRSGRGVVVTVAAPVGSDNVDPWRTVTDSFTWLR; from the coding sequence ATGACGACCAGACGGACCATTCTCAAGGCGGTGGCCGGTAGCGCTGCGGCCGCCGCGGTGCTCGCAGGCTGCGGTGCGGCGACCAGCCCGGCCGGCTCGCCGGCGACGAATCAGCCGGCGGCCAGTCCGACAGCGCCGGCTGCTGAATACAACCCGCCCGGTGATATCCCGGACAACCAGGCCTTCGTGGTCTATACCGCCGCCGACAACTCGTATTCGGTGAAGTATCCCGAGGGTTGGGCGCAAACCGCGGTCGGCGCCGACGTGGTGTTTAGCGACAAGTTCAACAGCATCACCCTGTCTCCCCATGACGGCTTCTATCAGCCCACCGAGGACTTTGCGCGCACGGTGGAAATGCCCCAGATCGCGGCGGAGACACGGGGGTTCGCGCCGGGGCAGGTCAGCACGGTGGCGCGGCCCGCTGGGCAGGTGGTGGTGATCAGCTACCAGGGCGACTCCGCGCCGAGCCCGGTCACCGGCAAGTCCGTCAAGCAGGACGTGGTGCGTTATGAGTACTCCCGTTCCGGGCGGGGGGTGGTGGTCACGGTGGCAGCGCCGGTGGGTTCGGACAACGTCGATCCGTGGCGCACGGTGACCGACTCGTTCACCTGGCTGCGGTGA
- a CDS encoding nucleotidyl transferase AbiEii/AbiGii toxin family protein: MQPLAVEKDYWICEVLRTIVATHREEVVFKGGTSLEKLRIIQRFSEDLDLLVVGEYPSERAARKALKAMLEAAASTTGGTCTGRKSGGDLGTLHSRAYLDLPLEHSDVSGGLADPKSVYIGLGQTGGPRPALDATIEPLLSRELNGAVDGEWDDLTPFAATILHPGRTLIEKLLRVNNFVVDPDRRDTPPDGPGSGASSTTYGRCSATHWSPNYSATQCRSVKSCRACSRCRRTSAPTSRCRMGDSRPLRRSTPLVNSRPVYARNTTRRWASFTTAPMLRHSTTCSTGCIPAGSC, encoded by the coding sequence GTGCAGCCCTTGGCGGTGGAAAAGGACTACTGGATCTGCGAGGTGTTGCGCACGATCGTCGCCACCCACCGCGAGGAGGTCGTGTTCAAGGGCGGCACCAGCCTGGAGAAGTTACGGATCATTCAGCGTTTCTCCGAAGACCTCGATCTTCTCGTGGTCGGGGAGTATCCGTCGGAGAGGGCCGCCAGGAAGGCACTGAAGGCGATGCTGGAGGCCGCGGCGTCGACAACCGGCGGGACGTGCACCGGCAGGAAGTCCGGCGGTGACCTCGGCACCCTGCACAGCAGGGCCTACCTGGACCTGCCGCTAGAACACAGCGACGTCTCCGGCGGACTCGCCGACCCGAAGTCGGTTTACATCGGGCTGGGTCAGACCGGAGGCCCGAGGCCGGCGCTAGACGCAACCATCGAACCGCTACTGTCTCGCGAGCTGAACGGGGCAGTCGACGGCGAATGGGACGACCTGACACCTTTCGCCGCAACGATCTTGCACCCGGGCCGGACGCTCATCGAGAAACTGTTGCGGGTCAACAACTTCGTGGTCGACCCGGACCGGCGCGACACCCCGCCGGATGGCCCCGGATCGGGCGCCAGTTCTACGACCTATGGGCGCTGCTCGGCAACTCATTGGTCACCGAACTACTCAGCGACACAGTGCAGGTCGGTGAAATCCTGCAGAGCGTGTTCGAGGTGTCGGAGAACTTCGGCGCCGACCAGCCGGTGCCGGATGGGGGATTCGCGGCCTCTGCGGCGTTCGACCCCGCTGGTGAATTCGCGGCCGGTCTACGCACGGAACACGACAAGGCGATGGGCGAGCTTTACTACGGCACCGATGCTCCGACATTCGACGACGTGCTCGACCGGGTGCATTCCTGCAGGGAGCTGCTGA
- a CDS encoding TetR/AcrR family transcriptional regulator → MAKSQEKPGNSAEVDPRLIDATAAAIARWGLTETTRERIAAEAGLSRATIYRRDVTREQLVAALTARAAQTFRNAIWPAITGRGTAAERLEAALEAMCAAADEYLPLLAGMFLAHGEVFHRPGPDALTVDVFAEPFERLLIDGAADGTLRHVPETVTATVLFNMVGWGYIHLRASHHWDTEAARRSVIGLALHGLAAGKT, encoded by the coding sequence GTGGCTAAGAGTCAAGAGAAGCCGGGGAACTCCGCTGAGGTTGATCCTCGGCTTATCGACGCGACCGCCGCGGCGATCGCTCGATGGGGCCTGACGGAGACGACGCGAGAGCGGATCGCGGCCGAGGCCGGACTGTCGCGGGCGACGATCTACCGTCGGGACGTCACACGAGAGCAACTCGTCGCAGCGCTGACTGCACGCGCAGCCCAGACGTTTCGCAACGCGATATGGCCCGCGATCACCGGACGCGGAACCGCGGCGGAACGGCTAGAGGCCGCACTGGAGGCGATGTGCGCGGCCGCAGACGAATACCTTCCCTTGCTCGCGGGAATGTTCCTCGCGCACGGCGAGGTCTTCCACCGGCCGGGCCCGGATGCGCTGACCGTCGATGTTTTCGCGGAGCCGTTCGAACGCCTCCTCATCGACGGTGCTGCCGATGGAACCCTGCGCCATGTGCCCGAAACTGTGACCGCGACCGTCCTGTTCAACATGGTCGGCTGGGGCTATATCCACCTGCGCGCCAGTCACCACTGGGACACAGAAGCCGCGCGCCGCAGCGTCATTGGGTTGGCCCTGCACGGATTGGCCGCAGGTAAGACCTGA
- a CDS encoding BlaI/MecI/CopY family transcriptional regulator: MRTRGFGELEAVIMDRIWNRGSDTTTTVREIFDELAAERDIAYTTVMSTMDNLHSKGYLARERDGKAYRYWPTLTREQHSASLMRAALDSGGQPDLVLSYFLEQIGPEESARLRAALRRRTKRAAKR, encoded by the coding sequence GTGCGCACACGCGGATTTGGCGAACTCGAAGCCGTCATCATGGACCGCATCTGGAACCGTGGTTCCGACACGACGACGACGGTGCGAGAAATATTCGACGAACTTGCGGCAGAACGCGACATCGCCTACACCACAGTAATGTCCACGATGGACAATCTGCACAGCAAGGGCTACCTGGCCCGAGAGCGCGACGGCAAAGCTTACCGGTATTGGCCCACCTTGACCCGGGAGCAACACAGCGCAAGCCTCATGCGCGCGGCGTTAGACTCCGGCGGCCAACCCGATTTGGTTCTCAGCTACTTCCTCGAACAAATCGGCCCTGAGGAGTCGGCGCGCCTGCGTGCCGCGCTCCGTCGACGCACGAAGCGAGCGGCCAAGCGCTAA
- a CDS encoding copper resistance protein CopC encodes MALTIAVLISMGPGTGTAQAHPTLLFTEPAAETAVAASPEAITLLFNERVTIGTRAIVVLDQSHREVPVVPARLARDGRFVTASPVSALAPGTYTVRWRVTGDDGDQVEQEFRFAVGLALSAAAPTASATPAWGESAMRWFLFAGLAAAVGGLIGRRATDTARAARPDLAPVRSWAPAGMVVALIAAMALVAGRAVDAGTVNAVWDGRAGVLLLMETGGLLTALALVSRGRWALVPLAVVIAADGIRSHAGTTFGGWGAVLTGVHLAAVTVWVGALVHTARAVVTWRAVSDTVRWVLAPYVRLALVTYLVVVATGVISALVLVPLPQLVSTTYGKVLLIKLGLVVAASAAALASRLIHRDTRQATRLRKAMAIEAALLVVVLAASAVLVSTPPPTGTASAAPPPQPTGPVVSLGALAGQVGISLTASEGLLVVRLSTPRRGDYYAAEPGQDYSLVASLGESALALAGCGSGCYLARPAWRDGDNVLTLRAGATGWPGGATGLIVSWPPRPGAADLAAAVAATRAAGSLVVYETVTSDTTAGPPEPSRLDLDAGFFLSQEPYAEGTAPIAARTSPPGAVVRLALGYPAASINVQLTLDDRSRITEEILTDPKHLVTRRIVYPGPE; translated from the coding sequence GTGGCTTTGACGATCGCCGTGCTGATATCGATGGGTCCCGGTACGGGCACCGCACAGGCGCATCCCACGTTGCTGTTCACCGAACCCGCAGCAGAGACCGCGGTTGCGGCGTCACCCGAGGCGATCACACTGCTGTTCAACGAACGGGTCACCATCGGCACGCGCGCGATTGTGGTGCTGGATCAATCCCACCGCGAGGTGCCGGTCGTGCCGGCCAGGCTCGCGCGCGACGGCCGCTTCGTCACCGCGTCGCCGGTTTCTGCCTTAGCGCCGGGGACCTATACCGTCCGTTGGCGCGTCACCGGTGATGATGGGGATCAGGTCGAGCAGGAGTTCCGGTTCGCGGTCGGCCTGGCGCTGTCGGCTGCCGCGCCAACCGCTTCCGCAACGCCGGCCTGGGGTGAAAGTGCCATGCGCTGGTTCCTTTTCGCCGGCTTGGCCGCCGCAGTCGGTGGCTTGATCGGCCGCCGTGCGACCGATACTGCACGTGCCGCACGCCCGGATCTGGCGCCCGTGCGGTCGTGGGCGCCGGCAGGGATGGTGGTTGCGCTCATCGCTGCCATGGCTTTGGTCGCTGGTCGGGCCGTTGACGCCGGCACCGTCAACGCGGTGTGGGATGGCCGCGCGGGTGTGCTGCTGTTGATGGAGACCGGTGGGTTATTGACTGCGTTGGCCCTTGTGAGTCGGGGTCGGTGGGCTCTGGTTCCGCTGGCGGTGGTGATCGCGGCCGACGGGATCCGCTCGCATGCGGGCACAACATTCGGCGGCTGGGGCGCGGTTCTGACCGGGGTGCACCTGGCGGCGGTTACGGTTTGGGTCGGCGCGCTCGTGCATACGGCGCGGGCGGTGGTGACGTGGCGAGCGGTGTCGGACACAGTCCGTTGGGTCTTGGCCCCTTATGTCCGGCTGGCGCTGGTGACCTATCTCGTGGTGGTGGCCACGGGTGTGATCAGCGCGCTGGTGTTAGTCCCCCTGCCGCAACTGGTCTCCACCACCTACGGCAAGGTGCTGCTGATTAAACTCGGGCTCGTCGTGGCAGCGTCGGCGGCGGCGCTGGCCTCGAGGCTGATCCACCGCGATACCCGTCAGGCGACGCGGCTGCGGAAGGCGATGGCCATCGAAGCCGCGCTGCTGGTCGTTGTGCTGGCAGCCAGCGCGGTGCTGGTGTCCACACCGCCGCCCACCGGGACGGCGTCGGCGGCGCCGCCGCCGCAACCAACCGGTCCTGTCGTGTCGCTGGGCGCCCTGGCCGGCCAGGTCGGGATCAGCCTGACTGCCAGTGAAGGGCTGCTCGTGGTCCGGCTGTCCACACCGCGGCGCGGTGACTACTACGCTGCTGAACCCGGCCAGGACTACAGCTTGGTGGCCTCGCTCGGTGAGTCGGCTCTCGCGCTCGCCGGCTGCGGCAGCGGATGCTATCTGGCGCGGCCGGCGTGGCGTGACGGTGACAACGTGCTGACGCTGCGCGCCGGAGCCACCGGCTGGCCCGGCGGCGCCACCGGGCTGATCGTGTCGTGGCCACCGCGTCCCGGCGCCGCTGATCTGGCCGCAGCCGTCGCCGCGACCCGCGCGGCAGGCAGTCTCGTCGTCTATGAAACCGTCACCAGCGACACCACCGCCGGACCACCCGAACCGAGCCGGCTCGACCTGGACGCCGGGTTCTTCCTCTCCCAGGAACCCTATGCCGAGGGCACCGCGCCGATCGCGGCGCGAACCTCGCCCCCGGGCGCGGTGGTGCGTTTAGCGCTGGGTTATCCCGCCGCCTCCATCAACGTTCAGCTCACTCTCGACGACCGCAGCCGTATCACCGAGGAAATCCTCACCGACCCAAAGCATCTCGTGACGCGCCGCATCGTCTATCCTGGTCCTGAGTAA
- a CDS encoding class I SAM-dependent methyltransferase, with amino-acid sequence MADLSAFQHPRFARMYERISAESEQRGTAQHRDRALAGLSGRVIEVGAGNGMNFGHYPNTVAEVVAVEPEDHLRTLAERAAETAAVPVHVVAGHATALPVQDATFDAAVASLVLCSVADVPAALAELRRVLKPNGQLRFFEHVRSTKPWFALLEDALTPLWSRVGGGCHLNRDTAAAIRAAGFDIESLQRFHYAPLRFFPSQAHILGIARPGT; translated from the coding sequence ATGGCGGATCTGTCCGCATTCCAGCATCCACGGTTTGCGCGCATGTATGAGCGGATCAGCGCTGAGTCGGAGCAGCGTGGCACCGCGCAGCATCGCGACCGCGCCCTTGCTGGCTTGTCCGGCCGGGTGATTGAGGTCGGCGCTGGCAACGGCATGAACTTCGGCCACTATCCCAATACGGTCGCAGAAGTCGTCGCGGTCGAGCCCGAGGATCACCTGCGGACACTGGCTGAGCGGGCTGCTGAAACCGCAGCCGTGCCGGTACACGTGGTGGCCGGTCACGCGACCGCGCTGCCTGTGCAAGACGCCACCTTTGACGCCGCCGTTGCGTCGTTGGTGTTGTGCTCGGTCGCCGATGTCCCGGCCGCATTGGCCGAGCTGCGGCGGGTGCTCAAGCCGAACGGCCAGCTTCGGTTCTTCGAGCACGTGCGTTCGACCAAACCATGGTTCGCGTTGCTAGAGGATGCCCTCACGCCGCTGTGGTCACGGGTGGGTGGGGGCTGTCACCTCAACCGCGACACTGCCGCGGCTATCCGCGCCGCGGGATTCGACATCGAATCCCTTCAACGGTTCCACTACGCGCCGCTGCGGTTCTTTCCCTCCCAGGCCCACATTCTGGGCATCGCCCGCCCCGGCACGTGA
- a CDS encoding TlpA family protein disulfide reductase translates to MPNRLRALAVCAIAALIAVGCATGRDAVAQGGTFEFVSPGGKTDLFYDPPQIRGSIGDLTGPALMDDRPIDLSDFAGKVVVINIWGSWCAPCRTETPELEKVFDETEPLGVAFLGIDVRDDRSAAKDFVTDRNVSYPSIFDPAMRSLIALGKGYPTSVVPTTLVLDRKHRVAAVFLRALLAEDLRPVVQRIAAEP, encoded by the coding sequence ATGCCCAATCGCCTGCGTGCACTCGCGGTGTGCGCCATCGCGGCCCTCATCGCGGTGGGATGTGCCACTGGACGCGATGCCGTCGCACAGGGCGGCACATTTGAGTTCGTGTCACCCGGGGGCAAGACCGACCTCTTCTACGATCCACCGCAGATCCGAGGCAGCATCGGCGACCTCACGGGTCCCGCGCTGATGGACGATCGACCGATCGATCTATCCGATTTCGCCGGCAAGGTGGTCGTGATCAACATCTGGGGGTCCTGGTGCGCACCGTGTCGCACCGAAACTCCTGAACTCGAGAAGGTCTTCGATGAGACAGAACCCCTCGGCGTTGCATTCTTGGGCATCGATGTGCGTGACGATCGTTCTGCCGCCAAGGATTTCGTCACCGACCGCAATGTAAGCTACCCGTCGATCTTCGACCCTGCGATGCGCAGCTTGATCGCCCTGGGCAAGGGCTATCCCACCAGCGTCGTGCCCACCACGCTGGTGCTCGACCGCAAACACCGGGTCGCTGCCGTCTTCTTGAGGGCACTGCTGGCCGAGGATCTGCGGCCGGTCGTGCAGCGGATCGCGGCAGAGCCGTGA
- a CDS encoding cytochrome c biogenesis CcdA family protein, whose amino-acid sequence MSAHAQGIGDAFGAAAASGPLVLGLGAAALAGTVSFASPCCIPLVPGYLSYLAGAAGANGSPDEPPTARDSWRAAGAALLFVAGFTVVFVAATASVFGLIGALALNSNLLQQIGGVLTTVMGLVFIGFIPMLQRDIRFHPRRVTGIVGAPLLGATFGLGWTPCLGPTLAGVLSVAAGTQGITAARGVLLIVAYCLGLGVPFVLLALGTSAMQRWLGWLRRNTRRIQIAGGIMLIAVGVALVTGEWAVFVGWIRDQFVTTTVLPI is encoded by the coding sequence GTGAGCGCACATGCCCAGGGCATCGGTGACGCTTTCGGCGCGGCGGCGGCGTCTGGGCCGTTGGTGCTCGGGCTGGGCGCGGCCGCGCTGGCCGGCACCGTGTCGTTCGCCTCTCCGTGTTGCATCCCCTTGGTGCCCGGCTATCTGTCCTACCTCGCCGGCGCCGCAGGGGCGAACGGCTCACCAGATGAGCCGCCGACAGCGCGGGATTCGTGGCGTGCAGCCGGTGCTGCCCTCCTGTTTGTCGCCGGGTTCACCGTCGTGTTTGTTGCAGCGACGGCGTCAGTGTTCGGATTGATCGGCGCACTGGCACTCAACAGCAATCTGCTGCAGCAGATCGGCGGCGTACTCACCACCGTCATGGGCCTGGTATTCATCGGGTTCATCCCAATGCTGCAGCGCGACATCAGGTTTCACCCACGTCGGGTGACCGGCATTGTGGGAGCACCGTTGCTCGGCGCGACATTCGGGCTCGGCTGGACGCCCTGCTTGGGACCCACGCTGGCCGGCGTCCTCTCCGTTGCCGCCGGCACGCAAGGGATAACCGCGGCACGCGGTGTGCTACTCATCGTCGCTTACTGCCTCGGCCTTGGCGTGCCATTTGTCCTGCTGGCGCTGGGCACGAGCGCGATGCAGCGCTGGTTGGGGTGGCTCCGGCGCAACACCCGGCGCATACAAATTGCCGGCGGAATCATGCTGATCGCCGTTGGTGTCGCATTGGTCACCGGAGAATGGGCCGTTTTCGTCGGCTGGATCCGCGACCAATTCGTGACCACCACCGTCCTGCCGATATGA